In Juglans regia cultivar Chandler chromosome 13, Walnut 2.0, whole genome shotgun sequence, the DNA window ATCTTATTATAcaatacaaattatacaatcATTCTAAATCGTCCCAACTTCATTCTTTCCCTCTCTTGTTTTCCCACACCCTTTCCAGCTCCATCAAACTTGGTCAGGTAAGCCTTTCAAGGGCGGAACTTGCAAGCCGTTTTGAGCTCGTCTGCTGGTTTGTCACCGCCAGCAAGGCCACTGTCCACCCATGCTGAATAACCCCCTCCCATATTGGTCACATGCTCGTAGCCCTGCAGCCGCCGAactttttattcagttttttctttaaatgatAAACATAAAGAATATAACTAAGTAGCTAGCCTATTTGGCTTTCAAAGATTGAAAGTTAGCCACTTGCACAagaatttaaaactataatctTAGCACCAAAGAGCTATGAAACAAACTTACCACCTTAAGAAGATCAACACTAGCACGCAGTGATCTGCCTCCGCTATTGCAACCCTTCACAACATTAAGAAAACTACTAGTTAGAAATCTATATGGGCGGTGTTCCTTGAGGTTCCCTCCTAATTAGCCCTCGACCAGGTCTTCTATTTTCTGTCTTGTCATCTTTTATTTGGTGGTCGGAAAACACAAGTTTCTAAGGTACCGGTGGTTTAGTGATCATGGATTACTTCCATAGTTCGATGATTGATAGGTCCTGAATTTTTTGGGTGGAGATGATATTCTCTTAGACTATTAATGCCACGTATTCTATTGTCTAggttttaattttgtatatatatatatatatatataattatgctacTTACAAGTAGGTGTATAAACACATCATTTACTGTGAGAAcaagaatatttataaaaaactcaaaacatatttttatattctaattgATATGTCAGACTTCTGTATTAACGGTGTGTTAGTGTGTCAATAAATAGACTTGCAAATAacttttttccaaagaaaaaaaaaacatatttaaactatGAACATATTCACATGAATCACACATCATACGACATCCCACCCGCTTGGAAAATAAcgaacaaagaaagaaaaaaaggagcaAGTAATAGGTTACCACGACTAAATGATCATCCTTCTGGCAAATGGCCTCTACTTGTGCGAGAAAGTGGGGGTTTTTAACTCTTACCTGTTTATCCATAGCACCAAGAAGCTCAAgcaaatgttattaaaaatatgggAGGAGAAATAGTCTATTAATCATGGTATGCAGAAAATCTAGCTGCTAAAGTTCAGGAAATTTTGTCAAGTAGCCTTTCTATGATGTTTTAAGGTCGAGGCGATAATTTTGATCTGCATATAAAAGTACTGGACGGTATGAATACTGTATGAACAAAATTCAGTATTACCTTGTTGGGTGATGAACATGTAAGGGACATTCAGTGCCTTTTAGATGTGGCTCTTGTTGAACTCCTCCACTGTCCTGTCAGAATTATATTAATATGCTTCGACACGTTATTATCGTAAATCCCTGTCAAACATTGTATGCCATTTTTGCATCTTATGATGtcaaaatgatgatgataatccCACCTCACATCTAAATAGCTGTGACCTGAACCCAGAAGATCTTTGGCAGCATGCACATCTACAGTCGCAACCTCTTCAGGCCTACAAAAGATAAACAAGACAAGCCTAACTCAAAACTTTCACAAGCTTGCAACCAAAGTTTGTCCTGGTGCTATTGTAAAGGAATATGGGAACTTTGGATGGAAGATTTATATTGGGATTGAATTGTTATCATCGGCCATTATTGAAAAGAATATTTGAAGAGGagtaaaaaaaacatagaaaagagaagagagaatcGTATTACAATCTCACAACTAACATCATGGTGAGAAACTTACCCCTTGGTGGCATCCATGAGTGCTTTTGAACAAGAGGGCAGGTTTCCTCTCCAAGAACTGTGCAAGGTCTCAAGCTTTCAAGGaatacaatttgtaaaataccACTACGGATTAGATATAAAGATGATCCCTTGATGATAGTAGGCAATACAGAACGAACCTGAGAAAaagccattttttttaacaagttgGAGAGCATAATCATTTTATATACAAGTTTTAGTTTTTTAGCAATATATAATGGTTCTCCCTCCCCTCTGGCCACATTCTGTAGAGCTATTATCTGTTCAGTTTATGTACAAGTTTTTTAGCAATATAATTGGATCATTGAACCTTGACAACTCTACTTTATATGGAAGCAATGATCAAGATCTGATAAGGGTTGACTCTGAATAatcgtaaatatttttttttcctgcgtGTGTAATGGGTaccacaatccaacaaatcCATATCTTTCTAGGATAACCCATCACCCAACCCGACCCAGTTCTTCCAGTATTACTATATCCATGGTAATTCCCTTTTTAGTTTCTGTTCCCGTCGTTTAtccaatttaaataaaagagaaaatatatttgtaatcgtgaattatttatttattaaaaaaacaaaaaaatatataaattcactaataattatttttttaattattaaaaaaaattaaaaaagtgtagCTTCCTATAGCAATAAAAAGATGGAGTAAAACTTATGGGTGGATCGAAAAAACAATGGAGGTTGATTGTACAATTATCATTCGTATAAGCCGACAgaccaaaccaaaacaaaacataattatgTGTGATTCAAAAAGCCCCCACCGCAATCTGCATGTTCATGCgattggtttttattttttttttaaaaaagctgTCATGATGACGAGGTTAGAATGTGCGTCTGAGTGGGATTTTGACTTGCCCTTTTGTTTAAGCATATACTCTTAAGGCGCATTTTACACACAGCCTTTGTTATTGGGCTACACGGTACAATTAAGCAATCAAATTGGTGCAGCTCGGTTATTGATGCCCCAACATCCCAACTCAGATTCCCTTTGGATCTAAAGCTCACATCAAAACTGCTAAAAACAGTgattattattgataaaaagAACCCTCTTCTTAATAACTTGGTGTTTTTGGTGCAGCATTTTGAATCATTCagatttgcatatatattttgtttgacaCGCTATCAATCTGAGAATAAACttttgaatattggatagactTTTAAGACCCACACAATGATTTTCATAGGCATAAAATCCCCAAATCAACAAAGCCTTGGAGCTTTTTGATCTGATCCAGAAATCATTGTTGCGATGCCGTACAGTTGCACGCATCAAGCGCCAAACCCAACTAAGCTTTCATCTTCTCTTCCTGCTCAATTGCATATATAGGTCAAACACACAGCAGCGTTGCTTCCTATAATCATCTGTGTGTAATGGGTAGCGTAGAGGAACCCGACAAACCCATATCCCTCAGCGATTCTTCCTCCTCTCCCACCCAGCCTCTCCTCTCCAAACACCCctttccttctcctcctcctcctcctccagtCGACGACAAACCAATAGAACCGGAGTCGGACCCGACACAGTTCCTTCAGATCTCCTACAACTACGGGCCCAGGCCCTTCAAGGACCTCcctttcctcctcctctttctccTCTTCACCCTCTCCACCTTTGCCTTCGGCATCTTCTCCATTTTCCACAGCAACACCTACTACTCCGACCTCTCCTCCTTCTCTTACGATTCCAACTCCACCTCTTGTATCGAAAGCTCACTCTCAGATACACACGCCAATTGGGTTCGCTTCTATTCATTTTTGTCTTCCAGTATATTGGAAAGTTTGATATGGACCCTCGTGGTTACCTTCATTTTGAGCATACCCATGTGCTTGCTTTTGCTTCTGTTACTCAAACATTACACCAAACAAATCGTCTACGCGTCCCTTCCTTTCTTTATTGTCATCCCCATCTTCTTAAACGTCTACTGGTTCGTCGCCTGCACCGTTAGCTCCTCTTGCAGTGACGCTTTCCCTTTGGCCTATCGGATTCTGGCCCTTGTTTTCGTCTTCCTGGTCATAGGCGTGATTGTCTGGATCTTCGTGGTCCACTGGCACCGAATCGAGCTTACCGTGAGCATAATTGGGGTTGCCTCGGACGCGCTGTGGAGTAATTTGGGCTTGTTTTGGGTCCTACCGTGTTTGACACTCGGGTTAGTGGTCTATTACGTGCCGATTGTGGTGTTCTTGGTGTTTGCGAGGCAGAATGGGAAGATTGTGCCGAGGGAAACCAGTGGAGAGTACACTTGTGTATGGAAGCAAGATGGGTGGGTGCCCGCGTACTATGCGTTGGCAATACTTGCGATGTTCTGGTCCGCGGCGGTCATGGTGGAAGTGCAGGTTTATGTGATTAGTGGGACTGTTTCACAGTGGTATTTCTCCAAGGAGGATGAGACACCTAGGCGAAGTATAAGAAGTTCTTTGAGGTGAAATTCCATTGTTATATCTTTCTCTGTTTGGccgaaatatttcttttcttataaTTAGTCTATTGTGGTGTGACTGCATTTCTATACGCTGAGATATTGTGTGGTTATGTCTATAGATTTGTATTGTACCTGAGGGGGGAATGAAATTAGAAGATTAGTTGTTGGAGATTGGGATGAAGTTCAGAATATGGTGTCACTAAACACAAATACTGCGTGGTGGTGGTGATCTAAAAAATGGATGAGCTAGGAACAAGTTTCATATGGAGATCATTTCCTCATAGAAGACATAGCTTcctaattcttttaatttttaagatgtCCAACTCGGGCCTTTGAGATGTAGAATTTTGGAATTTCATTACTTATCAGAAAAAAGAATTTTGGAGTTTCATTATGTCTATTGCAGATTAAGTCAGCGATTTTTTGGTCTTGACTATGCCCTTCTAGTTCAATCACTCAGTCAATCTCCATTTATTAATCATTTCGTTTATCATGTGGTCAATCAAATGCTTGCATATATGGTAATAAGTTTATGTAATCACTTTTTGAAAACAGGCATTGCTTCTCATGTCGTTTGTTTTTCCTCATTTCTAGTTGTATGACCAAATCTTTCAGCACGTTTCCAGGTCTGCTAGTGCaaggaaaagttaaaaaaggatgccaaaaaaaaaaagtgaaggagAAAGAATTAACTAGACCTTGATGAATGTTTTTCAAATCAGAGAAATCTCAACAGTGACTGTGATATGGTTTCCTTTCtcatatttttgttgcaaaCATTTGCAGAAATGCATTCGGCCCCTCCTCGGGCACAATATGTTTATCTGGCCTACTTATTGGTGTTGTGCGTGTGGTGCGTGCTACTGTTGATACTGCAAGACAAGAAGACGTTCCAGGGATAGTGAACCTTATACTACGTTGCTGTGCCAATGTTTTCCTGTCAGCAGTTGATTTTCTTAACAAGTTTACTATCAATTTCGTGGCAATAACTGGTGAAACTTACTGCACATCTGCGAGAATGACATATGAGCTTCTAAAACGGAACCTTCTGTCGGCTGTATTTGTGGAGACCATCTCCACCCGTCTATTGGCTGGAATTGTTTTTGTCCTCTCAGCAATATATGCAATTGTGGTACGTAGTCTTACAAACTCCCTAATCTTTTCTCTTGCCATTAATTGCTGGTTCAAGTGGATCTtctaactttttattattattcgtaTTTTATAACTGGATCTCGGTAATATGAGGAAGCTATCTCTGTTTTGCACATGATGCATCTTAACAGGCCAGGTGACCCTGCATATATCTCCGGTTCTTTTACTCATGTCTCCTTAGCACTTTGATGACAATAATCATTTCAAGTGTAACCTTCTCTTTTGGTGTATGTGTGTCTGGCCCATAAAAAAGACGAGACtgacaaaaatagaattaaacCAGG includes these proteins:
- the LOC108993341 gene encoding CTL-like protein DDB_G0288717, producing MGSVEEPDKPISLSDSSSSPTQPLLSKHPFPSPPPPPPVDDKPIEPESDPTQFLQISYNYGPRPFKDLPFLLLFLLFTLSTFAFGIFSIFHSNTYYSDLSSFSYDSNSTSCIESSLSDTHANWVRFYSFLSSSILESLIWTLVVTFILSIPMCLLLLLLLKHYTKQIVYASLPFFIVIPIFLNVYWFVACTVSSSCSDAFPLAYRILALVFVFLVIGVIVWIFVVHWHRIELTVSIIGVASDALWSNLGLFWVLPCLTLGLVVYYVPIVVFLVFARQNGKIVPRETSGEYTCVWKQDGWVPAYYALAILAMFWSAAVMVEVQVYVISGTVSQWYFSKEDETPRRSIRSSLRNAFGPSSGTICLSGLLIGVVRVVRATVDTARQEDVPGIVNLILRCCANVFLSAVDFLNKFTINFVAITGETYCTSARMTYELLKRNLLSAVFVETISTRLLAGIVFVLSAIYAIVVCAILKAVSHLEAEAYYVAALAWVLLIVVLSFFVHVLENVIDTVYVCYAMDRDSGDVCKREVHEVYVQLPISRNHRPSLAPTPVV
- the LOC108993374 gene encoding LOW QUALITY PROTEIN: protein HIGH ARSENIC CONTENT 1, mitochondrial (The sequence of the model RefSeq protein was modified relative to this genomic sequence to represent the inferred CDS: substituted 1 base at 1 genomic stop codon) — encoded protein: MDATKGPEEVATVDVHAAKDLLGSGHSYLDVRTVEEFNKSHIXKALNVPYMFITQQVKNPHFLAQVEAICQKDDHLVVGCNSGGRSLRASVDLLKVGYEHVTNMGGGYSAWVDSGLAGGDKPADELKTACKFRP